In a genomic window of Plectropomus leopardus isolate mb chromosome 6, YSFRI_Pleo_2.0, whole genome shotgun sequence:
- the dgcr8 gene encoding microprocessor complex subunit DGCR8 isoform X1, with product MEIDDVLPPLPLEPPDDFGQDEGRAPPPPPLQTSSDAEVMDVSSGGDGYTNTPGDGEAKPQQPLSKGSITFNSHLSDEANPNPPCPRTARHAPPVTGFLPDLRLLRDVKISVSFTESSSSKDRKVLYTGERQEGGSDDGLESMNGELHDSTSEQEVAEGSSGAGNLASRRSEEAEVDQENKVEFAVLDELDDFYENFLDHDDAEHGGFKSEVIVQQEQADEEAVAFSYEEEFDNDVDALLEEGMPVPKKMRLTEDKYGGDSDHQSDGEGGVQPMMTKIKTVLKSRGRPPTEPLPDGWIMTFHNSGIPVYLHRETRVVTWSRPYFLGTGSIRKHDPPTSSIPCLHYKKMKDQEEKELNGEANAEESPVKSGEEVNDEEKAGRSDATAEEQDGVPPPCSTEGGPNGEGTTNDSLQGKESQPCDTAQGALGQVKAKVEVCKDESIDLEEFRLYLEKCFDFEQVTVKKFRTWAERRQFNRDMKRKQAESERPILPANQKLITLSVQDAPTKKEFVINPNGKSEVCILHEYMQRVLKVRPVYNFFECENPSEPFGASVIIDGVTYGTGTASSKKLAKNKAARATLEILIPDFVKQTSEEKPIEGDELEYFNHISIEDSRVYELTNKAGLLSPYQILHECLKRNHGMGDTSIKFEVIPGKNQKSEYVMTCGKHTVRGWCKNKRVGKQLASQKILQMLHPHVKNWGSLLRMYGRESNKMVKKESSDKSVIELQQYAKKNKPNLHILNKLQEEMRKLAAQREETRKKPKMTVMESAQPGSEPLCTVDV from the exons ATGGAAATAGATGATGTGCTACCCCCTCTCCCCTTGGAGCCACCTGATGATTTTGGCCAAGATGAGGGCAGAGCACCTCCACCACCTCCCCTGCAAACGTCCAGTGACGCAGAGGTAATGGACGTTAGCTCTGGTGGTGATGGATACACAAACACCCCAGGGGACGGGGAAGCCAAGCCACAGCAGCCCCTCAGCAAGGGCTCAATAACCTTTAATAGCCACCTCTCAGATGAGGCCAATCCCAACCCACCGTGTCCCAGAACAGCCCGCCACGCACCCCCAGTCACCGGGTTTCTACCAGACCTCAGGCTGCTCAGAGATGTTAAGATCAGTGTGAGCTTTACTGAAAGCAGCAGTAGCAAAGACAGGAAGGTTTTATACACAGGTGAAAGGCAGGAGGGAGGAAGTGATGACGGCTTAGAGAGCATGAATGGTGAGTTGCATGATTCGACAAGTGAGCAGGAAGTAGCTGAGGGTAGCTCCGGAGCAGGAAACTTAGCAAGCAGAAGATCAGAGGAGGCTGAGGTAGACCAGGAAAACAAGGTAGAGTTCGCTGTCCTCGATGAGTTGGATGACTTCTACGAGAACTTCCTGGATCATGACGATGCAGAGCATGGTGGCTTTAAGTCTGAGGTCATAGTTCAGCAGGAGCAAGCAGATGAGGAGGCCGTGGCTTTTTCCTATGAG GAGGAGTTTGACAATGATGTCGATGCTCTACTGGAGGAGGGCATGCCGGTCCCAAAAAAGATGCGCCTGACAGAGGACAAGTATGGCGGAGACAGCGATCATCAGTCAGATGGTGAAGGAGGTGTTCAGCCTATGATGACCAAAATTAAGACTGTCCTGAAGA GTCGTGGACGTCCACCCACTGAGCCTCTACCTGATGGTTGGATCATGACATTCCATAACTCAGGCATTCCAGTCTACCTGCACAGAGAGACCAGGGTGGTCACCTGGTCCAGACCTTACTTCCTTGGAACTGGCAGTATTAGG AAACACGACCCTCCAACCAGCAGCATCCCTTGCCTACACTATAAGAAAATGAAGGATCAGGAGGAAAAGGAGCTGAATGGGGAGGCTAATGCAGAGGAGTCTCCTGTCAAGTCTGGCGAGGAGGTCAATGATGAAGAGAAAGCAGGCAGGTCAGATGCTACAGCTGAGGAGCAGGACGGTGTCCCTCCTCCGTGTTCAACTGAAGGTGGCCCAAATGGAGAGGGCACCACAAATGACAGCCTGCAGGGTAAAGAGTCCCAACCCTGTGACACTGCCCAAGGAGCCTTAGGACAAGTCAAGGCCAAGGTGGAGGTGTGCAAGGATGAGTCCATAG ATCTTGAAGAGTTTCGCCTGTACCTGGAAAAATGCTTTGACTTTGAACAAGTCACAGTAAAGAAGTTTCGTACCTGGGCAGAGCGAAGGCAGTTCAACAGAGACATGAAGAGGAAGCAGGCAGAGTCAGAGAGACCTATCCTGCCCGCCAACCAGAAACTCATCACGCTGTCAGTCCAAGATGCACCCACTAAGAAAG AGTTTGTCATCAACCCCAACGGAAAGTCTGAAGTTTGCATCTTGCATGAATATATGCAACGTGTCCTAAAGGTTCGACCTGTTTACAACTTTTTTGAATGTG AGAACCCAAGTGAACCCTTTGGAGCTTCAGTCATTATAGATGGAGTAACTTATGGTACAGGAACTGCAAGCAGTAAAAAACTTGCCAAGAATAAAGCTG CTCGAGCCACACTGGAAATCCTCATCCCTGACTTTGTGAAGCAGACCTCCGAGGAGAAGCCCATCGAGGGGGATGAACTggag TATTTTAATCATATCAGTATAGAAGATTCGAGGGTGTATGAGCTGACCAACAAAGCAGGACTACTTTCGCCATATCAGATTCTTCATGAGTGCCTTAAAAG AAACCATGGAATGGGAGACACCAGCATAAAATTTGAGGTGATCCCAGGGAAAAACCAGAAGAGTGAATATGTGATGACATGTGGGAAGCACACTGTGCGCGGCTGGT GCAAGAACAAGAGGGTCGGCAAACAACTAGCATCTCAGAAGATCTTGCAGATGCTTCATCCCCACGTCAAGAACTGGGGCTCACTGCTGCGTATGTACGGCAGAGAGAGCAATAAGATGGTCAAGAAG GAGAGCTCTGACAAGAGTGTGATCGAGCTGCAACAGTATGCCAAAAAGAACAAGCCAAACCTTCATATCTTGAACAAACTGCAAGAGGAAATGAGGAAACTAGCTGCGCAGAGG GAGGAAACTAGGAAGAAGCCCAAGATGACCGTGATGGAGTCTGCCCAGCCAGGGAGTGAACCCCTCTGCACTGTTGACGTCTAA
- the dgcr8 gene encoding microprocessor complex subunit DGCR8 isoform X2 has product MLTLKEEFDNDVDALLEEGMPVPKKMRLTEDKYGGDSDHQSDGEGGVQPMMTKIKTVLKSRGRPPTEPLPDGWIMTFHNSGIPVYLHRETRVVTWSRPYFLGTGSIRKHDPPTSSIPCLHYKKMKDQEEKELNGEANAEESPVKSGEEVNDEEKAGRSDATAEEQDGVPPPCSTEGGPNGEGTTNDSLQGKESQPCDTAQGALGQVKAKVEVCKDESIDLEEFRLYLEKCFDFEQVTVKKFRTWAERRQFNRDMKRKQAESERPILPANQKLITLSVQDAPTKKEFVINPNGKSEVCILHEYMQRVLKVRPVYNFFECENPSEPFGASVIIDGVTYGTGTASSKKLAKNKAARATLEILIPDFVKQTSEEKPIEGDELEYFNHISIEDSRVYELTNKAGLLSPYQILHECLKRNHGMGDTSIKFEVIPGKNQKSEYVMTCGKHTVRGWCKNKRVGKQLASQKILQMLHPHVKNWGSLLRMYGRESNKMVKKESSDKSVIELQQYAKKNKPNLHILNKLQEEMRKLAAQREETRKKPKMTVMESAQPGSEPLCTVDV; this is encoded by the exons ATGCTGAcattaaaa GAGGAGTTTGACAATGATGTCGATGCTCTACTGGAGGAGGGCATGCCGGTCCCAAAAAAGATGCGCCTGACAGAGGACAAGTATGGCGGAGACAGCGATCATCAGTCAGATGGTGAAGGAGGTGTTCAGCCTATGATGACCAAAATTAAGACTGTCCTGAAGA GTCGTGGACGTCCACCCACTGAGCCTCTACCTGATGGTTGGATCATGACATTCCATAACTCAGGCATTCCAGTCTACCTGCACAGAGAGACCAGGGTGGTCACCTGGTCCAGACCTTACTTCCTTGGAACTGGCAGTATTAGG AAACACGACCCTCCAACCAGCAGCATCCCTTGCCTACACTATAAGAAAATGAAGGATCAGGAGGAAAAGGAGCTGAATGGGGAGGCTAATGCAGAGGAGTCTCCTGTCAAGTCTGGCGAGGAGGTCAATGATGAAGAGAAAGCAGGCAGGTCAGATGCTACAGCTGAGGAGCAGGACGGTGTCCCTCCTCCGTGTTCAACTGAAGGTGGCCCAAATGGAGAGGGCACCACAAATGACAGCCTGCAGGGTAAAGAGTCCCAACCCTGTGACACTGCCCAAGGAGCCTTAGGACAAGTCAAGGCCAAGGTGGAGGTGTGCAAGGATGAGTCCATAG ATCTTGAAGAGTTTCGCCTGTACCTGGAAAAATGCTTTGACTTTGAACAAGTCACAGTAAAGAAGTTTCGTACCTGGGCAGAGCGAAGGCAGTTCAACAGAGACATGAAGAGGAAGCAGGCAGAGTCAGAGAGACCTATCCTGCCCGCCAACCAGAAACTCATCACGCTGTCAGTCCAAGATGCACCCACTAAGAAAG AGTTTGTCATCAACCCCAACGGAAAGTCTGAAGTTTGCATCTTGCATGAATATATGCAACGTGTCCTAAAGGTTCGACCTGTTTACAACTTTTTTGAATGTG AGAACCCAAGTGAACCCTTTGGAGCTTCAGTCATTATAGATGGAGTAACTTATGGTACAGGAACTGCAAGCAGTAAAAAACTTGCCAAGAATAAAGCTG CTCGAGCCACACTGGAAATCCTCATCCCTGACTTTGTGAAGCAGACCTCCGAGGAGAAGCCCATCGAGGGGGATGAACTggag TATTTTAATCATATCAGTATAGAAGATTCGAGGGTGTATGAGCTGACCAACAAAGCAGGACTACTTTCGCCATATCAGATTCTTCATGAGTGCCTTAAAAG AAACCATGGAATGGGAGACACCAGCATAAAATTTGAGGTGATCCCAGGGAAAAACCAGAAGAGTGAATATGTGATGACATGTGGGAAGCACACTGTGCGCGGCTGGT GCAAGAACAAGAGGGTCGGCAAACAACTAGCATCTCAGAAGATCTTGCAGATGCTTCATCCCCACGTCAAGAACTGGGGCTCACTGCTGCGTATGTACGGCAGAGAGAGCAATAAGATGGTCAAGAAG GAGAGCTCTGACAAGAGTGTGATCGAGCTGCAACAGTATGCCAAAAAGAACAAGCCAAACCTTCATATCTTGAACAAACTGCAAGAGGAAATGAGGAAACTAGCTGCGCAGAGG GAGGAAACTAGGAAGAAGCCCAAGATGACCGTGATGGAGTCTGCCCAGCCAGGGAGTGAACCCCTCTGCACTGTTGACGTCTAA
- the trmt2a gene encoding LOW QUALITY PROTEIN: tRNA (uracil-5-)-methyltransferase homolog A (The sequence of the model RefSeq protein was modified relative to this genomic sequence to represent the inferred CDS: deleted 1 base in 1 codon) codes for MADVSDSPGADTPPSTEDRPDDRPDDLPQNSTNEDVKSDSKAEGGNEAACDPSMYRYIKEDLFTSEIYKVEIRNLPKFTGFNDLKKFLAKHSINPHKIKLFGKQTFAFVTFKNEEERDKAMKMVHGMQWKGQVLSVRLAKPKADPILRKRKQEEGEGAGGQPPSKRAEGEEEEEPHSVQIANVVTPLWNVPYEEQLKRKEQEVVGVLQRLAKEIGSTNKAMLPWLFAQKGKYNKMCCSLEPIRPSPTQTEYRNKCEFLISVGADGEDKTIGFRLGKYKGGSCAVVGPAETRHVSAEAKRVVSEFQKFIRTTSYSVYSPETYEGHWKQLTVRTTRTKQAMAVVFFHPQKLEEEEVNALKSSMKEYFTEGEGKESGVTSLYFVREGQRTSPNLEDLPCELVAGEGSIHEELLGLKFRISPHSFFQVNTGAAEVLYSAVGEWAQLDQDSTVLDVCCGTGTIGISLAKRVKKVIGIELCQEAVEDAKVNAKLNGLSNVEFHCGKAEDVFPNILNALVSPNLTAIVDPPRAGLHSKVILAIRRAEHLKRLVYVACNAKAAMNNFIDLCRAPSNRVHGAPFRPVRAMAVDLFPQTMHVEMLLLLERVDYDSQQQNTSSNKEETGRWPLIGSTGFPYEKCLHTQYFKEP; via the exons ATGGCAGATGTTAGTGACAGCCCAGGGGCTGATACTCCGCCCTCAACAGAGGACAGGCCCGATGACAGGCCCGATGACCTCCCCCAGAACTCCACCAATGAGGATGTCAAGTCTGACTCCAAAGCCGAAGGAGGCAACGAGGCAGCCTGTGACCCCAGCATGTACCGCTACATCAAAGAGGACCTCTTCACATCTGAGATCTACAAAGTAGAGATCAGGAATCTCCCCAAATTCACTGGTTTTAACGACCTGAAGAAGTTCCTGGCCAAACACAGCATCAACCCGCACAAAATCAAGCTGTTTGGCAAGCAGACGTTCGCCTTCGTCACCTTCAAGAATGAGGAGGAGCGTGACAAGGCCATGAAGATGGTTCACGGCATGCAGTGGAAGGGCCAGGTGCTGAGCGTCAGGCTGGCCAAACCTAAAGCAGACCCCATCCTGAGGAagaggaagcaggaggagggagagggcgCGGGAGGGCAGCCCCCGTCCAAACGAGCagagggggaggaagaagaggagccGCACAGTGTCCAGATAGCCAACGTGGTGACTCCTCTGTGGAACGTGCCGTACGAGGAGCAGCTGAAGAGGAAGGAGCAGGAGGTGGTGGGGGTTCTTCAGAGGCTGGCAAA AGAGATTGGCAGCACCAACAAAGCCATGTTGCCATGGCTGTTTGCGCAGAAAgggaaatacaacaaaatgtgttgttCTCTGGAACCTATCCGACCATCTCCCACACAG ACTGAATACAGAAACAAGTGTGAGTTCCTCATCTCAGTGGGTGCAGACGGTGAGGATAAGACCATCGGTTTTCGCCTGGGAAAATATAAAGGTGGCTCCTGTGCCGTGGTGGGGCCGGCTGAGACGCGTCACGTCTCAGCCGAGGCCAAGAGAGTGGTCAGCGAGTTTCAGAAGTTCATCAG GACAACATCATACTCTGTGTACAGTCCTGAAACATATGAAGGACACTGGAAGCAGCTGACTGTGAGGACTACGAGGACCAAACAAGCCATGGCTGTTGTGTTCTTCCATCCACAG AAACTTGAAGAGGAGGAAGTCAATGCATTAAAGAGCTCCATGAAGGAGTACTTTACAGAAGGAGAGGGGAAAGAGAGCGGAGTAACATCTCTTTACTTTGTCAGAGAGGGtcaaag GACTTCTCCGAACCTGGAGGACCTGCCCTGTGAGCTGGTGGCTGGAGAGGGCAGCATTCATGAGGAACTCTTAGGCCTAAAGTTCAGAATCTCTCCTCATTCCTTCTTCCAG GTGAATACAGGAGCTGCAGAGGTGCTGTACTCTGCTGTGGGGGAATGGGCCCAGCTGGATCAGGACAGCACCGTACTGGATGTGTGCTGTGGGACGGGAACCATCGGCATCTCTCTGGCTAAG AGGGTGAAGAAGGTGATTGGGATTGAACTGTGCCAGGAAGCCGTGGAGGACGCCAAAGTTAATGCAAAGCTCAATG GTCTCAGTAATGTTGAGTTTCACTGTGGAAAAGCTGAGGACGTGTTCCCCAACATTCTCAATGCTCTTGTGTCACCCAACCTCACAGCCATTGTGGATCCACCACGGGCGGGCCTAC ATTCCAAGGTGATACTTGCCATCAGGAGGGCAGAGCATCTGAAGAGGCTGGTTTATGTGGCATGCAATGCTAAAGCAGCCATGAACAACTTCATTGA TCTGTGCAGAGCGCCATCCAACAGAGTTCACGGGGCCCCGTTCCGTCCGGTACGAGCCATGGCCGTGGATCTGTTCCCTCAGACCATGCACGTTGAGATGCTTCTGCTGCTGGAGAGAGTGGACTACGACTCccagcagcagaacaccagc AGCAATAAGGAAGAGACAGGGCGCTGGCCTTTGATAGGTAGCACGGGCTTTCCATACGAGAAATGTTTGCACACTCAGTACTTCAAGGAGCCTTGA
- the ranbp1 gene encoding ran-specific GTPase-activating protein, with protein sequence MADPKDQEEHDTTADNAEDSNHDPHFEPIVSLPEQDVKTLEEDEEELFKMRAKLYRFASENDPPEWKERGTGDVKLLKHKEKGSIRLLMRRDRTLKICANHHIMPSMELKPNAGSDRAWVWNTLADYADECPKPELLAIRFLNAENAQKFKGKFDECKEEVRKSLEGTGNTDSANKVAEKLEELSVKDKASEGKESVKKETEKKEDEKKEVKAEEKN encoded by the exons ATGGCAGACCCAAAG GACCAGGAAGAACACGACACCACTGCAGATAATGCAGAGGACTCTAATCATGATCCCCACTTTGAGCCCATCGTGTCCCTTCCTGAGCAGGATGTGAAAACATtagaagaggatgaggaggagctCTTTAAAAT gcGGGCTAAACTATATCGTTTTGCCTCTGAGAACGACCCACCAGAGTGGAAGGAGAGAGGAACAGGTGACGTCAAGCTgctgaaacacaaagagaaggGCTCAATCCGCCTCCTGATGAGGAGAGATCGAACTTTGAAGATTTGTGCCAATCATCACA TTATGCCCAGCATGGAGCTGAAGCCCAACGCTGGCAGTGACAGGGCATGGGTGTGGAACACACTAGCAGATTATGCTGATGAGTGCCCCAAACCTGAACTCCTGGCAATAcgatttttaaatgcagaaa ATGCTCAGAAGTTCAAGGGGAAGTTTGATGAGTGCAAGGAGGAGGTCAGAAAAAGTCTAGAGGGAACAG GCAACACTGATAGCGCAAACAAAGTGGCAGAGAAGCTGGAGGAACTCTCTGTAAAGGATAAGGCATCCGAAGGAAAGGAATCGGTCAAAAAGGAGACCGAGAAGAAAGAAGACGAGAAAAAGGAGGTGAAGGCTGAGGAGAAGAATTGA